The following are encoded in a window of Leptodactylus fuscus isolate aLepFus1 chromosome 9, aLepFus1.hap2, whole genome shotgun sequence genomic DNA:
- the L3MBTL2 gene encoding lethal(3)malignant brain tumor-like protein 2: protein MDIEDSSEAFTGNEREYNSSTLSDSSSGFGESSIGEAEEEAEKSNLQPPPIVTTVCDENGAEPAICEMCGIVGTRDTFFSKTKRFCSVSCSRSYSSNSKKASVLARLQGKPPTKKAKVLHKASWSAKIGAFLHSQGTGQLADGNPTGQDAMVLGFDWGKYILEGDYQAAPVSLFRHVPLFDQWDDIAEGIKVESLNTDAVLPSRVYWISSIVRVAGYKALLKYEGFEDDSTHNYWCNLGTVDIHPIGWCAINSKILVPPQTIHAKHHNWKEFLMKQLIGSKTIPAEFHVKMAENLKCPFRQGMRLEAVDKFHISRMLLAVVDTVIGGRLRLVYEDGDSNVHLWCHMNSPIIHPIGWSRRVGHKIKFVDEKKSELSSHPALRKVYCDGVPHLFKSLRIVYPKGIWFEEGMKLEAIDPLNLGNICVATVWKVLLEGYLMVGMDSNPSADDSQWFCYHATSSSIFPVGFCEKNNIELTLPKGYTIEEFSWESYLEQTNSKAAPAMLFNTDPPNHGFRPGMKLEAVDLMEPHLICVATVVRVVQRLLRIHFDGWDDDYDQWADCESPDIYPVGWCELTGYQLQPPVAEEQPEEIQKPKEIKKKKKIFGKRRKKRACRKMGAVDSGEASLSLAPLEATKRKYIKTSYKKAHQSTKIMKLSDSKEKEINSVQVKEEQDSNDSFVCDNARTQPTNMVIEEWKNHNYGFT from the exons ATGGATATAGAGGATTCAAGTGAAGCATTTACTGGCAATGAAAGGGAATATAATAGCAGTACGCTGAGTGATAGCAGTTCTGGTTTTGGAGAGTCCAGCATTGGAGAAGCTGAGGAGGAGGCTGAAAAATCCAACTTACAACCTCCACCTATTGTTACTACTGTCTGTGATGAAAATGGTGCTGAGCCAG CTATCTGTGAAATGTGTGGAATAGTTGGCACACGTGACACTTTCTTCTCCAAAACAAAGAGATTCTGCAGCGTCTCCTGTTCACGCAGCTATTCGTCAAATTCTAAGAAAGCCAGTGTTCTTGCCCGTCTCCAG GGTAAACCACCTACAAAGAAGGCAAAAGTTTTGCACAAAGCTTCCTGGTCAGCCAAAATCGGTGCATTCCTCCATTCTCAGGGTACAGGGCAACTAGCAGATGGAAATCCCACTGGACAGGATG cTATGGTTTTAGGCTTTGACTGGGGAAAGTACATTTTAGAAGGAGATTACCAAGCAGCTCCTGTCAGCCTCTTCAGACAT GTTCCTCTGTTTGATCAGTGGGATGATATTGCAGAGGGTATCAAGGTGGAGAGCTTAAATACAGACGCTGTGCTTCCCAGTCGTGTATATTGGATTTCATCTATTGTAAGAGTAGCAG GTTACAAAGCTTTGTTGAAATATGAAGGTTTTGAAGATGATTCCACCCATAACTACTGGTGCAATCTAGGAACTGTGGACATTCATCCCATAGGATGGTGTGCTATCAATAGCAAAATCTTGGTGCCTCCCCAGA CTATCCATGCAAAACATCATAATTGGAAAGAATTCCTGATGAAACAGCTAATTGGGTCAAAGACTATTCCAGCAGAGTTTCATGTTAAG ATGGCTGAGAACCTGAAATGTCCTTTCAGGCAAGGTATGCGACTGGAGGCCGTTGATAAATTCCACATATCTCGTATGCTGTTAGCAGTGGTTGATACCGTGATTGGAGGACGGCTGAGACTTGTATATGAAGATGGAGACAGTAATGTGCACCTATGGTGTCATATGAATAGCCCTATTATTCATCCCATTGGTTGGTCTCGTAGAGTTGGCCACAAAATCAAGTTTGTAG ATGAAAAGAAAAGTGAATTATCCTCTCACCCAGCACTCCGTAAAGTATATTGTGATGGTGTTCCACATCTCTTTAAATCG CTGAGAATTGTTTATCCAAAAGGTATCTGGTTTGAGGAAGGGATGAAACTTGAAGCTATTGACCCTCTTAATCTTGGTAACATATGTGTAGCTACAGTGTGGAAA GTACTGCTGGAAGGCTATTTGATGGTGGGCATGGACAGTAATCCATCTGCAGATGATTCACAATGGTTTTGCTATCATGCAACATCAAGCTCCATTTTTCCTGTAGGATTCTGTGAAAAAAACAACATTGAGCTCACGCTTCCTAAGG GATATACTATTGAAGAGTTTTCTTGGGAAAGCTATCTGGAGCAAACTAATTCCAAAGCTGCTCCGGCAATGCTATTTAACACT GATCCCCCTAATCACGGTTTTAGACCAGGTATGAAGCTCGAAGCTGTGGATCTAATGGAACCCCATTTGATTTGTGTGGCTACTGTAGTGCGAGTGGTGCAAAGACTCCTCCGTATTCACTTTGATGGATGGGATGATGATTATGATCAATGGGCAGACTGTGAATCACCAGACATCTATCCAGTTGGTTGGTGTGAGTTGACTGGATACCAGCTTCAGCCTCCTGTAGCAGAAG AACAGCCTGAAGAGATACAAAAAcctaaagaaataaagaaaaaaaagaagatttttgGAAAGAGAC gCAAGAAGAGAGCTTGTAGGAAGATGGGAGCTGTGGACAGCGGAGAGGCTTCACTTTCTCTTGCTCCTTTGGAAGCCACAA